The genomic window AAATTCTGGTCTGCCTAGTGGCTTGACTGCAGAGAACGAAAAATACAATACGTAACAAAATTGGAGTGCTGTTGAGAGGCCATAAATATTCCCATAAGCTTGAAACGGTAgaaaatatatgtaaaatgaaAATTGATGTTGCTCTCCATTGGTAGAATCCCTTTTTTATTTGTCTGACCGTTCTTAATGTAAGAAGTGCTTTAACCCAAAATTATCAAGGCTATTTTAATACAGGTTGTTTATTGCTTCCTTTTCTCTCTTATTTCCATCTCTCTTAAAGGgtttttccaaaatgataatgaATTTGCAGGTGGCATTTAGGACAAAGGTATTCCACCCCAATATTAACAGCAACGGAAGCATTTGCCTAGACATCTTGAAGGAGCAATGGAGTCCTGCACTAACAATTTCCAAGgtaatttattttctaaacacCTCATATTCATGTTCGGTTTATCAAACCGTTGATAAAAACAGTTCCAACCTCAGTGATGATCAAATCATAATACCTACCGAATTGAAAAGTTAACCGCCCAAACACAAACCCGGTCGTTTGGCTCACAATTTATTAGTCTGAGTATTATGTTTCATCTTTTCAACTGGTTAAACAATTTTCCTTCATTATTATGTTCTCTTAGGTATTGCTATCAATCTGCTCTTTGCTTACGGACCCAAATCCCGATGATCCATTGGTGCCGGAGATTGCTCACATGTACAAGACCGACAAAAGCAAGTACGAGACAACTGCAAGGAGCTGGACCCAGAAGTATGCTATGGGCTGAAACAAGCTCACCGTACGTGGGGTTAGGCCCTATGTTTTtcttatatagtatatatatttattttggtttatcaGTTCTATCTGGAAAAAAAAATCTGTTCTGTCACTTCAATTCTAAGGCTAAAAATTGGACTAAGCTTGTCCATAAAGCGGCCTTAGTTAAAGAAGAAAACGCAAAAAAGCTGCTTTTGCTATTGTTGTATGGATAATGCAACCTTGGAACGAAGAAGCTTGTTGTGCCCCTGAATCTGAAAATGTCCACTATTCTCCCTTAAAATCGACATTCAAAACCCTAATATTGGCATTTACAATACAATTAAATAATGTTATAccaaattttatttagtttatatattcAAATGTGACTTGAATAAAAATAGAATGTAAAGGGCCACCATAGTCGACTGAAGATGGCTGCTTCAAGCCTATATAAGTTTTATTTCTGCCAAATTTTTTGTGTTCAGATTTTCTTTGCCATTTATAATATAAGGGGTCGCGAATTGCGATACATTTTTCTCTACTTGTAAGCCCATTAACCAGTACACTATGAGAAGTTTCATGACTGAAATTAAATTTTGCCTGGTTTAGTTcattggtttttaaaatttttaaaaaaaaattgtaattatatgtagtatttaaaataaaaatttactaaaatagaaaattaaagaaaaagttaaaaaaatatcaactttttaagttttgaatCCAATATCTAACATAAATTGAATTCAataaaatcaaattcaacatCATGATTTAAATTAGTTTTCGATTTTCTATGATTTCCTTTTTTCCGGTCTAGTTAAATATCATTTGGATTTTTTTCCTTCAAACAGGCCAATTTTGTAAGGTAGAGGTGGTTGAAGATTTTGACTAAATCCAAAATAGATAATAGGCTTTGGTTACTTGATTACCTGTCTTGCCAATAAGCACAGCCCATTGTAGGCCCGATTCCTCCGTCCACTGTTCATTGTGCAATTCGCGTTGCAATATTTGCATTGTTGTATTGAGTGCTCTGTAGGTATTGGCCATACACTGTATATACGTGCATTGAAGGGAGTCCACGTACAAATCAAACTGATTGACAATTATATTTATACATCTGAATTATCTATCCCAATGAATatgtttttggttgaatttttatACTTTGATCCCAATatggaaaatttaatttagaCATAGTTTATCTTATAttagaataatttttaaaaaatttacatatgtCGTAATTGAAGTTAGACATAAATTGGACATAATATGCGTATAATTCATGCAAGTTAAGACATAAATTTAACACttaaaatcacaactttatgaataaattaatgtttcttttttattttacttcatttgagttctttctttaaaatttttaatgtccGTTTTATAATTCTTGTTTAGAGTTTATGACTACTCTTCTTAATAATATCATTTCGAAAATTTAAAGCTTATTTTCTCTTATATTCAAGACTTATTAATAGAtaattaaaattcttaataaaataCCATATCTTTCTCGCaattaaatcatgtaataaataGAAACCGATCCAATTTCATTTGTTATGTCGTACACCATCCACAAATACCATACTACTATGGAATTAACgtgggaataaaataaaatactagtGTGGTGGGTGTAGTGTAGTAGCAAGGGACCATAGGaatgaaaaaaaaaccaagtcaaaTATATCGGCAGAGCATTAATGAAGCTGCCTTTGTCTATTGAACACCTCATGCAATGACTCAGCCTTTAAAATTCCCACCCCTCTTCCACCTTCCTCCAAGTTTAAAATAACACCGCATCGGCACAAACATGTCCCATGCTATCCCCACTTTTTGCATTCATGAAACGTTCCACAAGTTTGCTAATCCTAACACCTAAAATTAGagtttttacataaaattttggaTTCTAGTTTTGTAGATAAAAACGAAGAACGTTGAAAaggttttattttctatttcaaagCTCAACTTATTTTTCGATATTAATAAAAATCCAATGTGATTACATGAGGTTCTTTAAAGTTACTGGCATTAATATTATTGGTAAAAACTGAAGTTTTGAGATGTTTGAACATTCACATTTAAGTTCAATCGTTCGTATATATTACATATGTGTTCTGTCTTAAATTATTCTGAATGCATTTCGgtattaaatttattgttttttaacgaaaattaaaaatcaaaaatcaaaaaatattttaatttctaatgtaggtgtaatttttttctttcattttaaaaattaaaagtgttaatattttatctattattgtCTTTTAGTTAATAGACTCACCATTATTTCATATAGAATTAATTTATTGACTCTAATTTATACTTATTAATGATAAAATATgtattgaaaataatgaaaagtTGGCCTAGCCTATTTATTGAGTGGAGTGAACATTTTCAATAACGGTTCCATCACAATTCACCGAGTCAGTGAGCCAACAACACCCAGAAAGATTCTAAGTAACCTTGGGGAAAGTAGTGTTGCCTAGGAATGCACACAtcttttaatattaaaaagaattttttttaaaataacatttcttattcaaaatttaaaaataaaaatcaattcatTGAACTTTACGTGCATGGTTTAAAAATCTTAGGGTCGGATTTGATTACATTAAAAATTGTGATTTGTTCTCATTCAAATTTTGTAGTGTATATAAAATTATGGATTTGATTCTATCATTTAACCATTCCATCGAATATTTGGGAAATAAATGTTATTTGAATCGGATTGGCTTAAgtaattaaattgattgaattgagaaCTGGGTAGAGTATTAGTCCGAAAATGTTTTAAAtcgattgaattgaaaataagtttaactaaattaaaattttgattttaatttatttatttaattaaatcatccTGATTGATCAAAATGGGTAGGCTGATTGGACCAAAAATTAATGGCTTGACTGGTTCAACAACTAATCCCATTCTAACAAACTTATAGAACTTTCATATGGAGGGAATGCATTATACtaaaaaagatgaaagaaaataaaaaattcatctgAACTCACTTTTTCCGATCAACCTATTTTAGAGATCATTGAACCAAAGATCACTAAGGACAATGGTGGGTATTGACATTAAGATCTTGAGTGGCTTaagtaaaattgttaaaatttttgaggattttaataaattttcaaaacttaaccTCAATGGTACTAATATAGTTCTTATCCTAAATCTAAGATGTTTAACACAAGCGCAGCTATTCCATTGCGTCCAATGAGTCTTAGGTGAGTATGGATAAGTGGTGCGTTtac from Gossypium hirsutum isolate 1008001.06 chromosome D12, Gossypium_hirsutum_v2.1, whole genome shotgun sequence includes these protein-coding regions:
- the LOC107947268 gene encoding ubiquitin-conjugating enzyme E2 28 — translated: MASKRILKELKDLQKDPPTSCSAGPVAEDMFHWQATIMGPPDSPYSGGVFLVTIHFPPDYPFKPPKVAFRTKVFHPNINSNGSICLDILKEQWSPALTISKVLLSICSLLTDPNPDDPLVPEIAHMYKTDKSKYETTARSWTQKYAMG